The Macaca nemestrina isolate mMacNem1 chromosome 6, mMacNem.hap1, whole genome shotgun sequence genome window below encodes:
- the LOC105487475 gene encoding zinc finger protein 131 isoform X3 encodes MAFRHLIEFTYTAKLMIQGEEEANDVWKAAEFLQMLEAIKALEVRNKENSAPLEENTTGKNEAKKRKIAETSNVITESLPSAESEPVEIEVEIAEGTIEVEDEGIETLEEMASAKQSVKYIQSTGSSDDSALALLADITSKYRQGDRKGQIKEDGCPSDPTSKQVEGIEIVELQLSHVKDLFHCEKCNRSFKLFYHFKEHMKSHSTESFKCEICNKRYLRESAWKQHLNCYHLEEGGVSKKQRTGKKIHVCQYCEKQFDHFGHFKEHLRKHTGEKPFECPNCHERFARNSTLKCHLTACQTGVGAKKGRKKLYECQVCNSVFNSWDQFKDHLVIHTGDKPNHCTLCDLWFMQGNELRRHLSDAHNISERLVTEEVLSVETRVQTEPVTSMTIIEQVGKVHVLPLLQVQVDSAQVTVEQVHPDLLQDSQVHDSHMSELPEQVQVSYLEVGRIQTEEGTEVHVEELHVERVNQMPVEVQTELLEADLDHVTPEIMNQEERESSQADAAKAAREDHQDAEDLETKPTVDSETEKAKNEDRTAMPVLE; translated from the exons GAACAAAGAAAATTCAGCTCCATTAGAGGAAAATACCACAGGAAAAAATGAGGCCAAAAAAAGGAAGATTGCAGAAACTTCAAATGTTATCACTGAGTCATTGCCATCTGCAGAATCAGAACCTGTTGAAATTGAGGTGGAGATTGCCGAAGGCACCATTGAAGTGGAAGATGAAGGCATCGAAACATTAGAGGAAATGGCTTCTGCCAAGCAATCCGTAAAGTACATACAGAGCACAGGTTCCTCTGATGATTCTGCTCTAGCACTGTTGGCAGATATTACCAGCAAGTACCGTCAAGGTGACAGAAAAGGGCAGATAAAAGAAGATGGCTGTCCATCTGACCCCACGAGCAAACAGGTAGAAGGTATTGAAATTGTGGAACTTCAGCTGTCACATGTGAAGGACTTGTTCCATTGTGAGAAATGTAACCgttcatttaaattgttttaccATTTTAAGGAACACATGAAATCACACTCCACTGAGAGTTTCAAGTGTGAAATATGCAATAAACGGTATCTTCGAGAGAGCGCATGGAAACAGCACCTAAATTGTTACCACCTTGAAGAAGGTGGAGTCAGTAAGAAGCAAAGAACTGGGAAAAAAATTCACGTATGTCAGTACTGTGAGAAACAGTTTGACCATTTTGGACATTTTAAAGAACATCTACGAAAACATACAG GTGAAAAACCTTTTGAATGTCCAAATTGTCATGAACGATTTGCTAGAAATAGCACTCTTAAATGTCACCTCACTGCATGCCAAACTGGAGTAGGagcaaaaaaaggaaggaagaaactctacGAATGCCAG GTCTGCAACAGTGTGTTTAACAGCTGGGACCAGTTCAAGGATCACTTGGTGATACACACTGGAGATAAACCCAACCATTGTACCTTATGTGATTTGTGGTTTATGCAAGGAAATGAATTAAGGAGGCATCTCAGTGATGCTCACAATATTTCAGAGCGTCTAGTAACAGAAGAAGTTCTTTCAGTAGAAACACGTGTGCAAACTGAACCTGTAACATCAATGACTATTATAGAACAAGTTGGGAAGGTGCATGTGCTACCATTGCTTCAGGTTCAGGTGGATTCAGCACAAGTGACTGTGGAACAAGTCCATCCAGATCTGCTTCAGGACAGCCAGGTGCACGATTCACACATGAGTGAGCTTCCAGAGCAGGTCCAAGTGAGTTATCTAGAAGTGGGCCGAATTCAGACTGAAGAAGGTACTGAAGTACATGTAGAGGAGCTGCATGTTGAACGGGTAAATCAGATGCCAGTGGAAGTACAAACTGAACTTCTAGAAGCAGATTTGGACCATGTGACCCCAGAAATCATGAACCAAGAGGAGAGAGAGTCTagccaagcagatgctgctaAGGCTGCCAGAGAAGATCACCAAGATGCTGAGGATTTAGAGACCAAGCCAACAGTGGATTCTGAAACTGAAAAGGCCAAGAATGAGGACAGAACAGCTATGCCAGTTTTAGAATGA
- the LOC105487475 gene encoding zinc finger protein 131 isoform X5, which yields MASAKQSVKYIQSTGSSDDSALALLADITSKYRQGDRKGQIKEDGCPSDPTSKQEHMKSHSTESFKCEICNKRYLRESAWKQHLNCYHLEEGGVSKKQRTGKKIHVCQYCEKQFDHFGHFKEHLRKHTGEKPFECPNCHERFARNSTLKCHLTACQTGVGAKKGRKKLYECQVCNSVFNSWDQFKDHLVIHTGDKPNHCTLCDLWFMQGNELRRHLSDAHNISERLVTEEVLSVETRVQTEPVTSMTIIEQVGKVHVLPLLQVQVDSAQVTVEQVHPDLLQDSQVHDSHMSELPEQVQVSYLEVGRIQTEEGTEVHVEELHVERVNQMPVEVQTELLEADLDHVTPEIMNQEERESSQADAAKAAREDHQDAEDLETKPTVDSETEKAKNEDRTAMPVLE from the exons ATGGCTTCTGCCAAGCAATCCGTAAAGTACATACAGAGCACAGGTTCCTCTGATGATTCTGCTCTAGCACTGTTGGCAGATATTACCAGCAAGTACCGTCAAGGTGACAGAAAAGGGCAGATAAAAGAAGATGGCTGTCCATCTGACCCCACGAGCAAACAG GAACACATGAAATCACACTCCACTGAGAGTTTCAAGTGTGAAATATGCAATAAACGGTATCTTCGAGAGAGCGCATGGAAACAGCACCTAAATTGTTACCACCTTGAAGAAGGTGGAGTCAGTAAGAAGCAAAGAACTGGGAAAAAAATTCACGTATGTCAGTACTGTGAGAAACAGTTTGACCATTTTGGACATTTTAAAGAACATCTACGAAAACATACAG GTGAAAAACCTTTTGAATGTCCAAATTGTCATGAACGATTTGCTAGAAATAGCACTCTTAAATGTCACCTCACTGCATGCCAAACTGGAGTAGGagcaaaaaaaggaaggaagaaactctacGAATGCCAG GTCTGCAACAGTGTGTTTAACAGCTGGGACCAGTTCAAGGATCACTTGGTGATACACACTGGAGATAAACCCAACCATTGTACCTTATGTGATTTGTGGTTTATGCAAGGAAATGAATTAAGGAGGCATCTCAGTGATGCTCACAATATTTCAGAGCGTCTAGTAACAGAAGAAGTTCTTTCAGTAGAAACACGTGTGCAAACTGAACCTGTAACATCAATGACTATTATAGAACAAGTTGGGAAGGTGCATGTGCTACCATTGCTTCAGGTTCAGGTGGATTCAGCACAAGTGACTGTGGAACAAGTCCATCCAGATCTGCTTCAGGACAGCCAGGTGCACGATTCACACATGAGTGAGCTTCCAGAGCAGGTCCAAGTGAGTTATCTAGAAGTGGGCCGAATTCAGACTGAAGAAGGTACTGAAGTACATGTAGAGGAGCTGCATGTTGAACGGGTAAATCAGATGCCAGTGGAAGTACAAACTGAACTTCTAGAAGCAGATTTGGACCATGTGACCCCAGAAATCATGAACCAAGAGGAGAGAGAGTCTagccaagcagatgctgctaAGGCTGCCAGAGAAGATCACCAAGATGCTGAGGATTTAGAGACCAAGCCAACAGTGGATTCTGAAACTGAAAAGGCCAAGAATGAGGACAGAACAGCTATGCCAGTTTTAGAATGA
- the LOC105487475 gene encoding zinc finger protein 131 isoform X4: protein MASAKQSVKYIQSTGSSDDSALALLADITSKYRQGDRKGQIKEDGCPSDPTSKQVEGIEIVELQLSHVKDLFHCEKCNRSFKLFYHFKEHMKSHSTESFKCEICNKRYLRESAWKQHLNCYHLEEGGVSKKQRTGKKIHVCQYCEKQFDHFGHFKEHLRKHTGEKPFECPNCHERFARNSTLKCHLTACQTGVGAKKGRKKLYECQVCNSVFNSWDQFKDHLVIHTGDKPNHCTLCDLWFMQGNELRRHLSDAHNISERLVTEEVLSVETRVQTEPVTSMTIIEQVGKVHVLPLLQVQVDSAQVTVEQVHPDLLQDSQVHDSHMSELPEQVQVSYLEVGRIQTEEGTEVHVEELHVERVNQMPVEVQTELLEADLDHVTPEIMNQEERESSQADAAKAAREDHQDAEDLETKPTVDSETEKAKNEDRTAMPVLE, encoded by the exons ATGGCTTCTGCCAAGCAATCCGTAAAGTACATACAGAGCACAGGTTCCTCTGATGATTCTGCTCTAGCACTGTTGGCAGATATTACCAGCAAGTACCGTCAAGGTGACAGAAAAGGGCAGATAAAAGAAGATGGCTGTCCATCTGACCCCACGAGCAAACAGGTAGAAGGTATTGAAATTGTGGAACTTCAGCTGTCACATGTGAAGGACTTGTTCCATTGTGAGAAATGTAACCgttcatttaaattgttttaccATTTTAAGGAACACATGAAATCACACTCCACTGAGAGTTTCAAGTGTGAAATATGCAATAAACGGTATCTTCGAGAGAGCGCATGGAAACAGCACCTAAATTGTTACCACCTTGAAGAAGGTGGAGTCAGTAAGAAGCAAAGAACTGGGAAAAAAATTCACGTATGTCAGTACTGTGAGAAACAGTTTGACCATTTTGGACATTTTAAAGAACATCTACGAAAACATACAG GTGAAAAACCTTTTGAATGTCCAAATTGTCATGAACGATTTGCTAGAAATAGCACTCTTAAATGTCACCTCACTGCATGCCAAACTGGAGTAGGagcaaaaaaaggaaggaagaaactctacGAATGCCAG GTCTGCAACAGTGTGTTTAACAGCTGGGACCAGTTCAAGGATCACTTGGTGATACACACTGGAGATAAACCCAACCATTGTACCTTATGTGATTTGTGGTTTATGCAAGGAAATGAATTAAGGAGGCATCTCAGTGATGCTCACAATATTTCAGAGCGTCTAGTAACAGAAGAAGTTCTTTCAGTAGAAACACGTGTGCAAACTGAACCTGTAACATCAATGACTATTATAGAACAAGTTGGGAAGGTGCATGTGCTACCATTGCTTCAGGTTCAGGTGGATTCAGCACAAGTGACTGTGGAACAAGTCCATCCAGATCTGCTTCAGGACAGCCAGGTGCACGATTCACACATGAGTGAGCTTCCAGAGCAGGTCCAAGTGAGTTATCTAGAAGTGGGCCGAATTCAGACTGAAGAAGGTACTGAAGTACATGTAGAGGAGCTGCATGTTGAACGGGTAAATCAGATGCCAGTGGAAGTACAAACTGAACTTCTAGAAGCAGATTTGGACCATGTGACCCCAGAAATCATGAACCAAGAGGAGAGAGAGTCTagccaagcagatgctgctaAGGCTGCCAGAGAAGATCACCAAGATGCTGAGGATTTAGAGACCAAGCCAACAGTGGATTCTGAAACTGAAAAGGCCAAGAATGAGGACAGAACAGCTATGCCAGTTTTAGAATGA
- the LOC105487475 gene encoding zinc finger protein 131 isoform X6: protein MKSHSTESFKCEICNKRYLRESAWKQHLNCYHLEEGGVSKKQRTGKKIHVCQYCEKQFDHFGHFKEHLRKHTGEKPFECPNCHERFARNSTLKCHLTACQTGVGAKKGRKKLYECQVCNSVFNSWDQFKDHLVIHTGDKPNHCTLCDLWFMQGNELRRHLSDAHNISERLVTEEVLSVETRVQTEPVTSMTIIEQVGKVHVLPLLQVQVDSAQVTVEQVHPDLLQDSQVHDSHMSELPEQVQVSYLEVGRIQTEEGTEVHVEELHVERVNQMPVEVQTELLEADLDHVTPEIMNQEERESSQADAAKAAREDHQDAEDLETKPTVDSETEKAKNEDRTAMPVLE, encoded by the exons ATGAAATCACACTCCACTGAGAGTTTCAAGTGTGAAATATGCAATAAACGGTATCTTCGAGAGAGCGCATGGAAACAGCACCTAAATTGTTACCACCTTGAAGAAGGTGGAGTCAGTAAGAAGCAAAGAACTGGGAAAAAAATTCACGTATGTCAGTACTGTGAGAAACAGTTTGACCATTTTGGACATTTTAAAGAACATCTACGAAAACATACAG GTGAAAAACCTTTTGAATGTCCAAATTGTCATGAACGATTTGCTAGAAATAGCACTCTTAAATGTCACCTCACTGCATGCCAAACTGGAGTAGGagcaaaaaaaggaaggaagaaactctacGAATGCCAG GTCTGCAACAGTGTGTTTAACAGCTGGGACCAGTTCAAGGATCACTTGGTGATACACACTGGAGATAAACCCAACCATTGTACCTTATGTGATTTGTGGTTTATGCAAGGAAATGAATTAAGGAGGCATCTCAGTGATGCTCACAATATTTCAGAGCGTCTAGTAACAGAAGAAGTTCTTTCAGTAGAAACACGTGTGCAAACTGAACCTGTAACATCAATGACTATTATAGAACAAGTTGGGAAGGTGCATGTGCTACCATTGCTTCAGGTTCAGGTGGATTCAGCACAAGTGACTGTGGAACAAGTCCATCCAGATCTGCTTCAGGACAGCCAGGTGCACGATTCACACATGAGTGAGCTTCCAGAGCAGGTCCAAGTGAGTTATCTAGAAGTGGGCCGAATTCAGACTGAAGAAGGTACTGAAGTACATGTAGAGGAGCTGCATGTTGAACGGGTAAATCAGATGCCAGTGGAAGTACAAACTGAACTTCTAGAAGCAGATTTGGACCATGTGACCCCAGAAATCATGAACCAAGAGGAGAGAGAGTCTagccaagcagatgctgctaAGGCTGCCAGAGAAGATCACCAAGATGCTGAGGATTTAGAGACCAAGCCAACAGTGGATTCTGAAACTGAAAAGGCCAAGAATGAGGACAGAACAGCTATGCCAGTTTTAGAATGA